The following are encoded together in the Natrinema salifodinae genome:
- a CDS encoding HTH domain-containing protein, translated as MTEMSDADPAELTAVCHVRAPLLLEPIDEQIETLRACESEGAIDDLLLRSWPKEVALSDDSPHQEVLENYERFTRWAGERGVSVSPPFRERSTTSQVTGETRARLVTPLLCLELYADDDLIGVFPHTDDATEETYTTDEAIATLRTGDVPTPLGSAADADAAAESAATNTCPDCGGALIDGQGLFACGDCGWVGTVNSTGQYESRAEPARERDASPVTQ; from the coding sequence ATGACTGAGATGAGCGACGCGGACCCGGCGGAGCTGACCGCGGTGTGTCACGTGCGCGCGCCGTTGCTGCTCGAACCGATCGACGAGCAGATCGAGACGCTCCGCGCTTGCGAGTCCGAAGGGGCAATCGACGACCTGCTGCTCCGGAGTTGGCCCAAGGAGGTCGCGCTGTCCGACGACAGCCCCCATCAGGAAGTCCTCGAGAACTACGAGCGGTTCACGCGGTGGGCCGGCGAGCGCGGCGTCAGCGTCAGCCCGCCGTTCCGGGAGCGCTCGACGACTTCGCAGGTGACCGGCGAGACCCGGGCGCGGCTCGTGACGCCGCTGCTATGTCTCGAACTTTACGCGGACGACGACCTGATCGGCGTCTTCCCTCACACCGACGACGCAACCGAGGAGACGTACACGACCGACGAAGCCATCGCCACGCTCCGAACCGGTGACGTGCCGACGCCGCTCGGATCCGCCGCCGATGCCGACGCGGCGGCCGAATCGGCCGCGACGAACACCTGCCCCGACTGCGGCGGCGCCTTGATCGACGGCCAGGGGCTGTTCGCCTGCGGCGATTGCGGCTGGGTCGGAACCGTCAATTCGACCGGGCAGTACGAGTCCCGTGCGGAGCCCGCACGCGAGCGAGACGCGTCGCCGGTAACCCAGTAG
- a CDS encoding DMT family transporter encodes MTLLDSVPDGYREAVLFSMLALCWGTSFVAIEVGLEHVPPLLFAGLRYAVAGAIVFGYAAVATDRTRPRDRSEWLAVTVAGVFVIALYHGLLYLGELYVPGAVAATLVSTAPILTVAFAGVVLPDERLAPAGVAGFVLGLVGVIAVVQPSPDALGGDVTVGAVLVFASAIMFALGSVLTRPIDSDLPLETLQAWAMLVGGAVLLGWAFLRGESVAAIDLTGTALLSYGYLTIVSGVFAFLLYFELLEHSGATQVNLVSYAEPVVAMGVSWIALGYVVDSLTLVGLVTILAGFVIIKRQALRALLRSAFGTGSSATS; translated from the coding sequence ATGACTCTACTCGATTCAGTGCCGGACGGGTACCGCGAAGCGGTGCTCTTTTCGATGCTAGCACTCTGTTGGGGGACCTCGTTCGTCGCGATCGAGGTCGGACTCGAACACGTACCGCCGCTGCTGTTCGCCGGCCTCCGCTACGCGGTCGCGGGCGCGATCGTCTTCGGCTACGCGGCCGTCGCGACCGATCGTACGCGGCCGCGCGACCGGTCGGAGTGGCTGGCGGTCACCGTCGCCGGCGTCTTCGTCATCGCGCTCTACCACGGACTGCTGTACCTCGGCGAGCTGTACGTCCCGGGCGCAGTCGCGGCGACGCTCGTCAGTACCGCCCCGATCCTCACGGTGGCGTTCGCCGGCGTCGTCCTCCCGGATGAGCGACTCGCGCCCGCCGGCGTCGCCGGCTTCGTGCTCGGCCTGGTCGGCGTGATCGCCGTCGTCCAGCCCTCCCCCGACGCGCTCGGCGGCGACGTCACCGTCGGAGCCGTGCTCGTATTCGCCTCGGCCATCATGTTCGCGCTCGGCAGCGTGCTCACGCGGCCGATCGACTCTGACCTCCCCCTCGAGACGCTCCAGGCCTGGGCGATGCTCGTCGGCGGCGCGGTGTTGCTCGGCTGGGCGTTCCTGCGGGGCGAATCGGTCGCGGCGATCGACCTGACCGGGACGGCCCTGCTCTCCTACGGCTACCTGACGATCGTCTCCGGCGTGTTCGCGTTCCTGCTCTACTTCGAACTGCTCGAACACAGCGGGGCGACGCAGGTGAACCTCGTCAGCTACGCCGAACCGGTGGTCGCGATGGGCGTGAGTTGGATCGCGCTGGGCTACGTCGTCGACTCGCTCACGCTCGTCGGCCTGGTGACGATCCTCGCGGGCTTCGTCATCATCAAGCGCCAGGCGCTGCGGGCGCTGCTTCGTTCGGCCTTCGGGACGGGATCGAGCGCGACGTCGTAA
- a CDS encoding Lrp/AsnC family transcriptional regulator — MDDRDVRLLKAIAELETGSPERLHDATGIPVSTIHYRLNNLREEGIIENDRYEIDLEELGLGVTVLIQVHADYQGSYEEFADRLLTVEGVTNVYFTMGETDFIVIARLSDSGMVERLIAEFEQIEGVDRTDSTFVISAIEERDALQSYSLETLLEELVDE; from the coding sequence ATCGACGACCGCGACGTGCGCCTGCTAAAGGCGATCGCCGAACTCGAGACGGGGAGCCCCGAACGGCTCCACGACGCGACCGGCATCCCGGTCTCGACGATCCATTACCGGCTCAACAACCTCCGGGAGGAGGGGATCATCGAGAACGACCGCTACGAGATCGACCTCGAGGAACTCGGTCTCGGGGTGACCGTCCTGATCCAGGTTCACGCCGACTATCAGGGTTCCTACGAGGAGTTCGCCGATCGTCTCCTGACCGTCGAGGGCGTCACGAACGTCTACTTCACGATGGGCGAGACCGATTTCATCGTCATCGCGCGGTTGAGCGACAGCGGGATGGTCGAGCGCCTGATCGCCGAGTTCGAGCAGATCGAGGGCGTCGACCGGACCGACTCGACGTTCGTTATCTCGGCGATCGAGGAACGGGACGCGCTCCAGAGCTACAGCCTCGAGACGCTGTTAGAAGAGTTGGTCGACGAGTAA